A single genomic interval of Rosistilla ulvae harbors:
- a CDS encoding P-loop NTPase family protein — protein MTTSIDQAFRKAYAKRTGTPGTASESANGTKAVWIDEPSGQVFRNEAAHAVGGPHFHPPTDGPVASADAPTVSPRTRVDTGQQIDSPVPTVATLPTAVEKPLPTAEPTPVFETVTPPAVEPEAIVAVTTDAEAAAPEPVTPPVVADAPEPAPVAETPVAPTAEPETQAEPETQIDVRPGTTAYDAWSAKLQTLELAQKVEAVQSIEPTFPKHSAASEREALPAFTPVWEVDEFLLPEVAKNLVAEHLQPMGTQLERASREGLQTMAVSSQNRETGRSTVAIAIAQVAANTGLRVALVDADTENPSLLEKLQLEMSNDWVDAISQDVSVEEVAVLSISNNFCFLPLLKKSPEQLKQIDRCATSLFDRLKLHFDLIVVDFGPLQHASFGLSIPLSDEFFDAVVLIEDMRRIDPDTLESYARRIRAVGIENIGLIENYTDADASGAAV, from the coding sequence ATGACCACCAGTATCGATCAGGCATTCCGCAAAGCCTACGCCAAACGCACCGGAACGCCCGGCACCGCCAGTGAGTCGGCCAACGGGACGAAAGCCGTATGGATCGACGAGCCCTCGGGACAGGTTTTCCGGAATGAAGCGGCGCACGCGGTCGGTGGACCTCATTTCCACCCACCGACGGACGGTCCCGTCGCATCGGCGGATGCTCCAACGGTCTCCCCACGCACACGCGTCGATACTGGACAACAAATCGACAGCCCGGTTCCGACAGTCGCAACGCTGCCGACCGCAGTTGAAAAACCGCTGCCAACCGCAGAACCAACGCCTGTCTTTGAAACCGTAACACCGCCAGCCGTGGAACCCGAAGCAATCGTCGCGGTAACCACCGACGCGGAAGCTGCCGCTCCAGAACCGGTCACCCCACCCGTCGTCGCAGACGCTCCAGAACCAGCACCGGTGGCGGAGACTCCCGTCGCCCCGACAGCGGAACCCGAAACACAAGCGGAACCTGAAACACAGATCGATGTCCGCCCGGGCACCACGGCCTATGATGCCTGGTCGGCGAAGCTGCAAACGTTGGAACTAGCCCAAAAGGTGGAAGCGGTTCAGAGCATCGAGCCGACGTTTCCAAAACACTCTGCGGCCAGCGAACGCGAAGCCCTGCCAGCGTTTACACCGGTCTGGGAAGTCGATGAGTTCCTGCTGCCCGAAGTAGCAAAGAACCTGGTCGCCGAACACCTGCAGCCGATGGGGACGCAACTGGAGCGAGCAAGTCGCGAGGGGCTGCAAACGATGGCCGTCAGCAGCCAGAATCGCGAGACGGGTCGATCGACCGTAGCGATTGCGATCGCCCAAGTTGCCGCCAACACTGGCTTGCGAGTCGCGTTGGTCGATGCGGATACCGAAAACCCATCGCTACTGGAAAAACTGCAACTGGAAATGAGCAACGACTGGGTCGACGCGATCTCCCAGGATGTGTCGGTCGAAGAAGTTGCGGTGCTGTCGATCTCGAACAACTTCTGCTTCCTGCCGCTGTTGAAAAAGTCACCGGAACAACTCAAGCAGATCGACCGTTGTGCCACGTCGCTCTTCGATCGTCTGAAACTCCACTTCGACCTGATCGTGGTCGATTTTGGACCCCTGCAACACGCCAGCTTTGGACTTTCGATTCCGCTGAGCGATGAATTTTTCGACGCGGTGGTATTGATCGAAGATATGCGCCGGATCGATCCCGACACGCTCGAATCGTACGCTCGTCGGATCCGCGCCGTCGGCATCGAAAACATTGGCCTGATCGAAAATTACACCGACGCAGACGCATCCGGCGCCGCCGTTTAA
- a CDS encoding ExeA family protein, whose amino-acid sequence MYKSHWNLTERPFENWSNEQFYYPSEVHQTALLKLRYGVENRRSAAVLCGESGMGKTILLDSFVRQLPDDFGPVAQVVFPSLPGEQLLSYIADQWTGSTGDDNESMRGALGRIQTFLNNNVAAGKHAVLIVDEAHLLSDSQQLETLRLLLNINAGAEGSESAWTLVLVGHPTLISTIERNRALDGRVSVKCVLQRLSMEQTAGYIQHRLAAVGGEIDKIFSLAALEAIQLRSSGIPRRINRLCDLGLMVAYAEDQPQVDAHHIEGVYNELVSIPA is encoded by the coding sequence ATGTATAAAAGCCACTGGAATCTGACCGAACGCCCGTTTGAAAACTGGTCCAACGAACAGTTTTATTATCCTTCGGAAGTCCATCAGACGGCGCTGCTGAAACTTCGCTACGGCGTCGAGAATCGTCGCAGCGCGGCAGTCTTGTGCGGTGAGAGTGGGATGGGCAAGACGATCCTGCTGGACAGCTTCGTCCGCCAACTTCCGGACGATTTTGGCCCGGTCGCTCAAGTCGTCTTCCCGTCGTTGCCCGGCGAACAGCTACTCTCCTATATCGCCGACCAATGGACCGGCAGCACCGGCGACGATAACGAATCGATGCGCGGCGCGTTGGGGCGGATTCAAACCTTCCTGAACAATAACGTCGCCGCCGGAAAACATGCGGTTCTGATCGTCGACGAAGCCCATCTGCTCAGCGATTCACAACAACTTGAAACGCTACGCCTGCTGTTGAACATCAACGCCGGTGCCGAAGGATCCGAATCGGCTTGGACCTTGGTTCTGGTCGGCCACCCAACGTTGATCAGCACGATCGAACGCAACCGCGCCTTGGACGGACGCGTATCGGTCAAATGCGTGTTGCAACGGTTGTCGATGGAACAGACCGCCGGATACATCCAACACCGCTTGGCCGCCGTTGGTGGCGAGATCGACAAGATCTTCAGCCTAGCAGCGCTCGAAGCGATCCAGCTCCGCAGCTCCGGGATCCCTCGCCGGATCAACCGCCTATGCGATCTCGGCTTGATGGTCGCCTACGCCGAAGACCAACCGCAAGTCGACGCGCACCACATCGAAGGCGTCTACAACGAACTCGTCTCGATCCCCGCCTAA